The DNA sequence TTTGATActgcaaaattttgaacatCTGAATGTTGATTTCTATCTAAAGGTGCATCCCTTGCTGAAGTTTGTTGATGGGTTATAGGTGTATCACTAGGCTGACTATAAGATTGAACTGGTGCATGTCCTTGATGTTGATGTggtttttgttcttttgaaACTACTCCAATATTATCACGTAGTTTACAACtaaatgaagataatttATCGTGTTCATTTTCATCGAATAATCTAGAAAAATAACTACAATAAAAATcggttttttgtttttactttttgcatTCTGAATGTGccttcttatatatattagtatatttttctatgtattttttataatctaTATCACATGTGGCATTGCCATTAACAGTAGCTAACTGAATATTATGATAATCCTTAGAATAATCAAACAGCAACTTATACTCATTAAATCTATGAAGATTATATAGGTAATAACTATCAGGACACACCGTAAAACCTTTTGGGTTATTATCATTTAGCTGTTTATaaattgtatttttaataattcttGAGAACTTATTCGTTTTTAGTATTAAAGGATCTATTTTATCACCTAaccaataataaaaataccaACAAAGTTCATTGTCAAATTCATTCatattatccttttttcattatatatatagcaaAGAGCCTTTAGAATTTTTCGGAAATAACTCGAAGCTCTTCACACTCATCACGCTCATTTAATTCGCGCTCtatatttttggaaaattcaaGATCTTCACATccttttattccattttcaaaataattgtaATAGGTTTTTGATGTAtacttatttatattttcttcctgtgataaaataaaataaaaacaatatatacaGCTATAgcgaaatatataaaatatggtaTTTTTAATGTAAGAAATTCCTTATCCT is a window from the Plasmodium cynomolgi strain B DNA, scaffold: 1503, whole genome shotgun sequence genome containing:
- a CDS encoding CYIR protein (putative;~vir-type antigen), with translation MNEFDNELCWYFYYWLGDKIDPLILKTNKFSRIIKNTIYKQLNDNNPKGFTVCPDSYYLYNLHRFNEYKLLFDYSKDYHNIQLATVNGNATCDIDYKKYIEKYTNIYKKAHSECKKLFDENEHDKLSSFSCKLRDNIGVVSKEQKPHQHQGHAPVQSYSQPSDTPITHQQTSARDAPLDRNQHSDVQNFAVSNENIQMDDTAKGGHSKSITGSVVPVLGVPFISFLLYR